From the Candidatus Binataceae bacterium genome, one window contains:
- a CDS encoding secondary thiamine-phosphate synthase enzyme YjbQ, which translates to MKSHTSYLTMNVPARMEFVNITRQVENAVANSGVHEGLCLVNAMHITASVFINDDEPGLLEDYKRWLEELAPFDPSSTRYHHNRSGEDNGDAHHKRQVMGREVMVAITAGKLDFGPWEQIFYGEFDGRRPKRVLIKIIGE; encoded by the coding sequence ATGAAATCTCATACCAGTTATCTTACGATGAACGTGCCGGCGCGGATGGAGTTCGTCAACATCACGCGCCAAGTCGAAAATGCGGTCGCAAACTCCGGGGTGCACGAAGGGCTATGCCTGGTTAACGCGATGCACATCACCGCGTCAGTCTTTATCAACGACGACGAACCCGGCCTGCTGGAGGACTATAAGCGCTGGCTTGAAGAGCTGGCACCCTTCGATCCCAGTTCGACTCGCTACCATCACAATCGCTCGGGCGAGGACAATGGCGATGCCCACCACAAGCGCCAGGTGATGGGCCGGGAAGTGATGGTGGCAATCACCGCGGGCAAGCTGGACTTCGGCCCCTGGGAGCAGATTTTCTACGGCGAGTTCGACGGCCGCCGTCCCAAGCGCGTTTTGATCAAGATAATCGGCGAATAA
- a CDS encoding thiamine pyrophosphate-binding protein — MAVTAAAVTSRIAPGAAAQASPPDTADLVGTSTQRAARAAVNRSKLLAAPAPPLSAMVIPHPGSDFMVDVIKSLNIDYLAANPGSSFRSLQESLINYGGNSKPEFITCNHEEISVAFAHGYYKAAGKPIAILAHSTVGLQHAAMAVYNAWSDRVPVIMMAGNLVDAAYRRPGVEWFHSAQDPAAMLRDFTKWDDQPASLQHFAESLVRAYEFSMTPPMGPSLIVADAKLQESPVDPAGLLGIPKVGPIFFPQGDEGSLREAAAMLAAARHPVILADRAARTQQGMQLLVQLAELTAIPVVDLGGRMNFPNRHYANLSGMKRRLIREADVILALEVSDLWGQLNTVGDPYHNYRRLAPTDVKLIHINMAAAYMKSNYQDFERYQAVDLDIIGDVQTSLPPLIESCRRAFHNKQAVVAQRTQALKAMGQKALRQTLTTATYAWNASPISTARLAAETWNVIKDENWCLAANGQTIWPHALWNFTEYQQYLGGPGGYGVGYAISASAGAALANKASDRITVSFQPDGDLMYSPGALWTAAHHRLPLMTIMFNNRAYHQEMMHLQNMASLHGRSPDRAYIGTAITDPDIDFAKLASGLGVWSSGPVSDPAQLGQTLRAALNIVKGGHPALVDVICQPR; from the coding sequence GTGGCGGTCACCGCGGCTGCCGTGACAAGCCGTATCGCGCCTGGGGCCGCCGCTCAGGCCAGCCCTCCCGACACCGCTGACTTGGTCGGCACCTCCACCCAGCGCGCGGCACGCGCCGCCGTCAACCGCAGTAAGCTGCTCGCGGCCCCTGCGCCACCGCTGAGCGCAATGGTTATCCCCCATCCTGGTTCGGATTTCATGGTGGACGTCATCAAGAGCTTGAACATCGATTACCTTGCGGCCAATCCCGGTTCGAGCTTTCGCAGCCTGCAGGAATCTTTAATCAACTACGGTGGCAACTCGAAACCCGAGTTTATAACCTGCAACCATGAAGAAATTTCAGTAGCTTTTGCCCACGGTTACTACAAAGCGGCGGGCAAACCAATCGCGATTCTGGCGCATAGTACGGTGGGGCTGCAGCATGCCGCGATGGCGGTTTACAACGCCTGGAGCGACCGAGTTCCGGTTATCATGATGGCGGGTAACCTGGTCGACGCCGCTTACCGGCGGCCGGGCGTGGAATGGTTTCATTCCGCCCAGGATCCGGCCGCCATGCTGCGCGATTTCACCAAATGGGACGACCAGCCCGCCTCGCTTCAACATTTCGCCGAGTCGCTGGTACGGGCTTACGAGTTTTCGATGACCCCACCGATGGGGCCCAGTCTGATTGTCGCCGATGCCAAGCTGCAGGAAAGTCCGGTCGATCCGGCGGGACTGCTTGGGATACCCAAAGTCGGTCCCATCTTTTTTCCCCAGGGCGACGAAGGCAGCTTACGTGAGGCGGCTGCGATGTTAGCCGCGGCTCGCCACCCGGTGATCCTGGCGGATCGCGCGGCGCGCACCCAGCAAGGCATGCAACTGCTGGTTCAGCTGGCTGAATTGACCGCGATTCCGGTGGTCGATTTGGGCGGGCGAATGAATTTTCCCAATCGCCATTACGCCAACCTGTCGGGGATGAAACGCCGGCTGATCCGCGAGGCCGACGTGATTTTGGCGTTGGAGGTTTCCGACCTGTGGGGCCAACTCAACACGGTTGGCGATCCGTATCACAACTACCGCCGGCTGGCGCCAACCGATGTCAAACTGATTCACATTAACATGGCAGCCGCCTATATGAAGTCCAACTACCAGGACTTCGAGCGCTATCAAGCGGTGGATCTCGATATTATCGGCGACGTCCAGACCAGCCTGCCGCCGCTTATCGAGTCCTGTCGGCGCGCCTTTCACAATAAGCAGGCGGTTGTCGCGCAACGCACCCAGGCCCTCAAGGCGATGGGCCAGAAAGCATTGCGCCAGACGTTGACAACGGCGACCTACGCCTGGAACGCAAGTCCTATCAGTACGGCTCGGCTGGCGGCCGAAACCTGGAACGTGATCAAAGACGAAAACTGGTGTTTGGCCGCCAACGGCCAAACCATCTGGCCGCACGCGCTGTGGAACTTCACCGAGTATCAGCAATATCTCGGCGGTCCAGGGGGGTATGGAGTCGGTTATGCGATTTCCGCTTCAGCCGGAGCCGCACTTGCCAACAAGGCCTCGGACCGCATCACCGTCAGCTTTCAACCCGACGGCGATCTGATGTACTCCCCCGGTGCGCTGTGGACTGCCGCGCACCATCGCCTGCCCCTGATGACCATCATGTTCAACAACCGCGCCTACCATCAGGAGATGATGCACCTACAGAACATGGCCTCGCTTCACGGCCGCAGCCCTGACCGCGCCTATATTGGCACGGCAATCACCGATCCCGATATCGATTTCGCCAAGCTGGCGTCGGGACTCGGGGTGTGGTCATCGGGGCCGGTCAGCGATCCGGCTCAACTCGGTCAAACCCTGCGCGCCGCGCTGAACATCGTCAAAGGCGGCCATCCCGCCCTGGTCGACGTCATCTGTCAGCCCCGTTAA
- a CDS encoding c-type cytochrome, with protein MKTAIATLVLGLLVAVNGHAADTGSAAHGQILFNTLGCTACHGAQGEGGNARPGVPAPKLAGITLGLSDFIRQIRRPRGAMPAFPAAFASDRDLSDLYAYLTSVGGKPAALPMSAAPLAPSGSAARGKLLFIKVGCYECHDYAGEGSVFTGPSLSPNPLPYPAFAAQVRLPRQYMPKYPVKYLSEQQLADIYAYVRSLPPPPALKNLPLLTNR; from the coding sequence ATGAAAACGGCTATCGCGACCCTGGTACTTGGCTTGCTCGTGGCGGTCAACGGTCATGCCGCCGACACCGGTTCGGCGGCCCATGGCCAAATCCTGTTTAACACGCTGGGCTGCACTGCCTGTCATGGTGCCCAGGGCGAGGGGGGAAACGCCCGTCCTGGCGTACCGGCGCCCAAGCTGGCGGGGATCACGCTCGGCCTGTCGGATTTTATTCGTCAAATCAGGCGACCGCGCGGCGCGATGCCGGCCTTTCCTGCGGCATTCGCCAGCGATCGCGATTTATCCGACCTTTATGCCTATCTTACCTCGGTAGGCGGTAAACCAGCCGCTCTGCCTATGTCAGCGGCACCCCTTGCTCCTTCGGGGTCAGCCGCGCGGGGCAAGCTGCTATTCATCAAGGTGGGCTGCTACGAGTGTCACGACTACGCCGGCGAGGGTTCGGTCTTCACCGGTCCCAGCCTCAGCCCCAACCCGCTGCCCTACCCGGCTTTCGCCGCACAGGTCAGGTTACCTCGCCAATATATGCCTAAGTATCCAGTCAAGTATCTGAGCGAGCAGCAGCTCGCCGATATCTATGCCTACGTCCGGTCGCTGCCGCCGCCTCCGGCGCTCAAGAATTTACCGCTGCTGACCAACCGCTGA